The genome window GAGCCGTCGACACCCTCACCTTGCTCGAGATGCTAACCCTGCTCAGCAAAGAGCACGAATTCACCTGGCAAGTTTTCATCCCCTCCGACCCTCGCCCCAAACCGGTAGGCAGAATTCGGGAAGGAGAAATCGAGCCTCGCCTCTTCGAGCTGATCATGCCAGAGGTCGATGCTCTCGAAATCACCGAGGCCGAGCTGGAAGACCAAGAGCTGCACCAAAAGCTCCGAAACAAATACGGTCTATAAAATTGCCTTTTCCAATACAACTTGATGCCTGACACCCCGCAACCATCCCATCCACCCGTCATCAACCGCGATCATTGGGAGCAGGTATCAGGCGACTACAGCAATCAAGTTCTCAGCGTTTTCGAGAACGACAAGCAACACTTGGTCGCCCGCAGCATCGAGGCTTTCGCTCAAAAGCATCCCGGCGCCACCGCGGCGGACCTCGGTTGCGGAGTCGGCCAATTCACGCCCACCCTCGCTCGCTTGTTCAAGACGGTGGTCGCCTGCGACCTCGCCTCCACAGGGGTTCAAGCCACCCGCCAACGTTGCGCCTCCTACGAAAACGTAAGCTCGCACCGTCTCGACCTCAGCGAAGACCCCATGCCCTTCGAGCCCGTCGACTTCGCCCTCTGCGTCAACGTACTCATCATGCCATCGCTCGACGAACGCCTGCGGGCTTGGCGCTGCGTGACCAACCAAGTCGTGAGCGGCGGCACCCTCCTGCTTGTGCTCCCCTCGCTAGAGTCCGTGCAAATGGATCTCATCCAACGCGTCGACAACCTGATCGACCAAGGGCACAGCTGCGAAGAAGCCTTGGCCCAAGGCCAATCTTCCCGGGCAAGCTCCCAAGACCTGCAACAAGGGATTCATCGCCTGGACGGATTGCCGACCAAACACTATTTCCAAGACGAGATCGAATACCTGCTCGGCGAACACCAGTTCGACGTGCAAGAAATGCTCAAAATCGAGTATTCAAATTCTAGAGACGCAGACTCGTGGGACTGGCTCGTCCGCGCCGTGCGACGCTAGGAAACACCCGCGTAAATTCCGCCCCCCCCACAACAGCCCCACGTGGGAGCGTTCTTGTCACGCGATTCCAAGCAGAGCACCCCGCTTCAAAAAGGTTCGCCAACAAAAGCAGTGGATTTGCTGTTTACCCGTAGGGCCGTCGCTTGTCGTAGAGCTTGAGCTAAGCCGAAAGGCGACGTGCCGCAGATCCCTACTTAAGTATCCTGCATTGCGGCGTGGCGCGAGCGCCAGCCCTACGCTCGAGAGCGTCTGCCCGCAAATTGTCGATGACCTTCAGAAAAGCGACTTCAACTTGGCCAAAGTCGAATAGCGTCGGGACAAGGACTCACGCGGCAGATTCGGTATTCGCTCCACGAAAAAGAAGTCGAGGACCAGCTTCGTATCCTCCAACTCGGCTCCGAGCTGCAGCAATTCAGCCTTGAATTTCGACTCGGCCAATTTGCCTCGAGGCAACTCGCCTTCCTTCACCGCGATCACGATCCCCGGCCGAATGCCCGCCTTGGCATTCAAGGAAACCAGCTTAGCCATTTCCACCTTTTCGTGACGCTCGAAAACGGGCTCGCAACGAGCCGGAATGTAGCGACCGAAAGACGTCCTGACCACCTCCGAACTGCGTCCGCACAAGCGGAGCGCCCCGGCCTCGTCGCGAAACGCCAGCAGCGGTTCGTCCGTCTTTCCCGCAAGCTGCCCCACTGCCGGTCCCTGCAGACGCAACTCTCCCACGCAGCCGTGCTTCACTTCGCAACGGTCCCCAGCGCTGCCGTTCCCCCACTCCGTCACGCGAGCCTCGAGCCCGGCTTGCAGCGGCCCCATGGCATAGCCGACCTCGCCCTTTTCGCTGGCCGACCCGCTCTCGGGCCACGGGCGAACGGCCGCCACCGGAGCGGCCGAGACGCCAAACAAAGAATAGAATTCAGCCCTCGGAAACGCCGCTCGCAAACGGCTACATAACGACTGCCGCAAGCTCGTATCCGTTTCCACGAAGACCTGCTTCACGGACGCGAATCGCATCTCTCGCGACTCGCACGCCTGCAGGAAACGCATCCAGCCCTCCACGTCATCTCTCAATCGGGAGACTCCCAACTCCTCCACAGCGGAAGCGACGCCTGCCCAACAATCTCCCTCTAGCGTGCCAAACCCGGCGTCAACGACTGCCGTGCAGACTCCCAAACTCGGAAAGAGCACACACGAAAGCGCATCCGTAGCGATCTCCGTATCCTCCGATCCAATACGAAAAGCGGATTCGTAAGTTCGCAACAGCAAGCCAATCTGCCTTGGCTCAAAACGCACCCTCTCCACCTCGCCGCGACGACTCTTGCTGAAACAGCAAACCGACGAGCGAAGCGGACTTGCGGAATCGCTCGCCATTTGGCTGCTTTTGACCGCCGACGCGAGCCGCAGCAAAGGGCTCCTCACTTCCAAAATTT of Pelagicoccus enzymogenes contains these proteins:
- a CDS encoding class I SAM-dependent methyltransferase, producing the protein MPDTPQPSHPPVINRDHWEQVSGDYSNQVLSVFENDKQHLVARSIEAFAQKHPGATAADLGCGVGQFTPTLARLFKTVVACDLASTGVQATRQRCASYENVSSHRLDLSEDPMPFEPVDFALCVNVLIMPSLDERLRAWRCVTNQVVSGGTLLLVLPSLESVQMDLIQRVDNLIDQGHSCEEALAQGQSSRASSQDLQQGIHRLDGLPTKHYFQDEIEYLLGEHQFDVQEMLKIEYSNSRDADSWDWLVRAVRR